A region from the Gossypium hirsutum mitochondrion, complete genome genome encodes:
- the ccmB gene encoding cytochrome c biogenesis B: MRRLFLELYHKQIFPSTPITSFSPFLSYIVVTPLILGFEKDFSCHFHLGPIRIPPLFSFPPAPFPRNEKEDGTLELYYLSAYCLPKILLLQLVGHRVIQISCVFCGFPMLQLPYQFGRSGMDRLNIPLGSLVLTLLCGIHSRSALGITSSSGWNSSQNPTTSPTLLPLTVSRTSIETEWFHVLLSIGYSSPFVSLFPISVSISLQD, translated from the coding sequence ATGAGACGACTTTTTCTTGAACTATATCATAAACAGATCTTCCCCTCCACACCAATCACGAGTTTTTCTCCATTCCTCTCGTATATCGTCGTAACGCCCTTAATACTAGGTTTTGAAAAAGACTTTTCATGTCATTTCCATTTAGGTCCGATTCGGATCCCTCCGTTGTTTTCTTTTCCTCCCGCACCTTTTCCTCGAAATGAGAAAGAAGATGGTACACTCGAATTGTATTATTTAAGTGCTTATTGCTTGCCAAAGATCCTACTTCTACAATTGGTAGGTCACCGGGTTATTCAAATAAGTTGTGTTTTCTGTGGTTTTCCCATGTTACAACTTCCGTACCAATTCGGTCGATCCGGAATGGATCGGTTAAACATTCCACTAGGGAGCCTGGTCTTGACTCTTCTGTGTGGTATTCATTCTCGTTCGGCTCTTGGAATCACATCCAGCAGTGGTTGGAACAGCTCGCAAAATCCAACCACTTCACCTACTTTATTGCCCCTAACCGTTTCTCGTACCTCTATTGAAACAGAATGGTTTCATGTTCTTTTATCGATTGGTTATTCCTCTCCGTTCGTATCTCTTTTTCCAATTTCGGTCTCGATTAGTTTACAAGATTGA
- the rps12 gene encoding ribosomal protein S12: MPTLNQLIRHGREEKRRTDRTRASDQCPQKQGVCPRVLTRTPKKPNSALRKIAKVRLSNRHDIFAYIPGEGHNSQEHSMVLIRGGRVKDLPGVKSHCIRGVKDLLGIPDRRRGRSKYGAEKPK, from the coding sequence ATGCCTACATTAAATCAATTGATTCGTCATGGTAGAGAAGAAAAACGGCGCACGGACCGTACTCGAGCTTCGGATCAATGTCCCCAGAAGCAAGGAGTATGCCCGCGTGTTTTAACGAGAACACCGAAAAAACCTAATTCAGCTCTACGTAAGATAGCTAAAGTACGGTTGAGCAATCGACATGATATATTTGCTTATATTCCAGGCGAAGGTCATAATTCGCAGGAACATTCTATGGTCTTAATAAGAGGAGGCAGAGTGAAAGATTTGCCAGGTGTGAAATCCCATTGTATTCGAGGAGTCAAGGATTTGCTGGGAATTCCGGATCGAAGAAGAGGCAGATCAAAATATGGTGCAGAAAAACCCAAATAG
- the nad3 gene encoding NADH dehydrogenase subunit 3 encodes MSEFAPISIYLVISPLVSLILLGLPFPFASNSSTYPEKLSAYECGFDPFGDARSRFDIRFYLVSILFIIPDPEVTFSFPWAVPPNKIDLFGFWSMMAFLLILTIGSFYEWKRGASDRE; translated from the coding sequence ATGTCAGAATTTGCACCTATTTCTATCTATTTAGTGATTAGTCCGCTAGTTTCTTTGATCCTACTTGGTCTTCCTTTTCCATTTGCTTCCAATAGTTCGACCTATCCAGAAAAATTGTCGGCCTACGAATGTGGTTTCGATCCTTTCGGTGATGCCAGAAGTCGTTTCGATATAAGATTTTATCTTGTTTCAATTTTATTTATTATCCCTGATCCGGAAGTAACCTTTTCCTTTCCTTGGGCAGTACCTCCCAACAAGATTGATCTCTTTGGATTTTGGTCCATGATGGCCTTTTTATTGATTTTGACGATTGGATCTTTTTATGAATGGAAAAGGGGTGCTTCGGATCGGGAGTAA
- the nad7 gene encoding NADH dehydrogenase subunit 7 gives MTTRNRQIKNFTSNFGPQHPAAHGVSRSVLEMNGEVVERAEPHIGLLHRGTEKLIEYKTYLQALPYFDRLDYVSMMAQEHAHSSAVERLLNCAVPLRAQYIRVLFREITRISNHSLALTTHAMDVGASTPFLWAFEEREKLLEFYERVSGARMHANFIRPGGVAQDLPLGLCRDIDSSTQQFASRIDELEEMSTGNRIWKQRLVDIGTVTAQQAKDWGFSGVMLRGPGVCWDSRRAAPYDVHDQSDPDVPVGTRGDRYDRYCIRIEEMRQSVRIIVQCLNQMPSGMIKADDRKLCPPSRCRMKLSMESSIHHFELYTEGFSVPASSTYTAVEAPKGEFGVFLVSNGSNRPYRRKIRAPGSAHLQGLDSMSKHHMPADVVTIIGTQDIVFGEVDR, from the exons ATGACGACTAGGAACAGGCAAATCAAAAATTTCACTTCGAATTTCGGACCTCAACATCCTGCTGCTCATGGTGTTTCACGATCAGTATTGGAAATGAACGGAGAAGTGGTGGAACGTGCGGAACCACATATTGGATTACTCCA TAGAGGGACTGAGAAATTAATAGAGTACAAAACTTATCTTCAAGCTTTACCTTATTTTGATCGTTTAGA CTATGTTTCTATGATGGCCCAAGAACACGCTCATTCTTCAGCCGTAGAGAGACTTTTGAATTGCGCGGTACCATTACGAGCTCAATATATACGAGTGTTATTCCGTGAAATAACTCGAATTTCAAATCATTCACTTGCTTTAACTACTCATGCTATGGATGTGGGAGCATCAACTCCGTTCCTGTGGGCTTTTGAGGAGCGGGAGAAATTGTTGGAATTCTATGAAAGAGTCTCGGGAGCCAGGATGCATGCCAATTTCATACGACCAGGTGGAGTGGCACAAGATCTGCCTCTTGGCTTATGTCGAGATATTGATTCCTCCACACAACAATTTGCTTCTCGTATCGACGAATTAGAAGAGATGTCAACCGGCAACCGTATCTGGAAACAACGATTAGTGGATATTGGTACTGTCACTGCACAGCAAGCAAAGGATTGGGGATTCAGTGGTGTAATGTTAAGAGGT CCAGGGGTATGCTGGGATTCGCGAAGAGCAGCACCTTACGATGTTCATGACCAATCGGATCCTGACGTACCAGTAGGTACCAGAGGAGATCGCTATGATCGTTACTGTATCCGTATCGAAGAGATGCGACAAAGTGTTCGGATCATTGTGCAATGTCTTAATCAAATGCCTAGTGGCATGATCAAAGCCGATGATCGTAAGCTATGTCCTCCATCACGATGTCGAATGAAACTATCCATGGAATC CTCAATTCACCATTTCGAACTTTATACAGAAGGTTTTTCCGTACCAGCTTCTTCTACCTATACCGCAGTTGAAGCACCTAAAGGAGAATTTGGTGTCTTTCTGGTCAGTAATGGAAGCAATCGTCCCTACCGTCGTAAAATAAGAGCACCCGGCTCTGCCCATTTACAAGGACTCGATTCTATGTCCAAACATCACATGCCAGCAGATGTGGTCACCATCATAGGTACTCAAGATATTGTGTTTGGAGAGGTGGATAGATAG